The Hymenobacter oligotrophus genome segment AGCTCGACATTAGCAAAGTGCTATCGAACCCAGCTTACTGTTGAGATTGTGCAATGTTGTCAATATTTTCTTATAAAATTTGGGTTACCTGATGCCCAAATCAGTATAAAGCCATTGCAAGCCTCCTGTGGGCGGTTTGCGGCAGTACAGTTCATACCATTACCAACCAATCACCCATGAAAAAGGTACTTTTTGTAGCGTTTGCAGCAGCTTCGTTTTCGCTGGCCTCGTGCGGCGGCAACAACCAGGAAGGCGCAGCCGGCGGCACCGAGTCGTCGACGAGCACTTCGACCACCACCACGGAAGAATCGAGCACGATGAGCACCGATACCAGCATGAGCGGTAGCGGTAGCGGCATGGGCACCGATATGGGCACCGGCACCGACATGGGCACCACCGGCTCGACGGGCGGCGCCTCCACCGCTGGGGGCTCAACCACGGGCGCCGCTACCACAGGTGGCAGCACTGCCGGCGGTACCACCACAGCCAGCACCACTGGCGGCTCTACAATGGGCTCTACCACGGGTACCACCGCGGGCGGCACCACCACCACGGGCACCGGCTCTACGGCTGGTGGCACGGGCTCTACCGGCACCGGCGGCACCACCGGCCGCTAGCAGCGCCTCGGGCCCTGTTGATTTTGCCAAAGCCCCTCGCAGCGCGAGGGGCTTTGTTGTGTAGTACCAACCCCTAGGTGCCGCCCGCATCCGCAAGCCAAGGCAGGCACACCGGAGCCCAGCCACTGTTTTGGTCCGGCCATGCTTGCGCCTGCCGCCCTTCATATAGTAGAAATTGCATCTTTGCGAAGTTCTAGTTTGGAAAATACTGGCTGCGTTTAGTTACTTGCGCCCGGCCTGTGCAAATGCATATGCTACGCCGAAAAACACGCTTATCAATCTTCACCATTCACCTTTCCCTCTCATGAAAAAAGTACTGTTCCTGGCTCTGGCCGCCGCTTCGTTCTCCTTCGCTTCGTGCGGCAACCAGCAGGAATCTGGCGCGGGCGCTGAGGGCGCTGCCACCGAAACCAGCGCTGCCGACTCGACGACCGTAACCGACATGGGCGGCGGCGAAGCCGGCGCCACTGCCGATTCGGCTGGCACCGCTGGTGGCACCACCACCGCTACGGGCACCGCTACCACCGGCACCACCGCTGCCGGCACCACGGCCGCCGGCGCCGTAACCACGGGCGGCGGCACGGGCGCGGCTGGCACCACCACTACCGGCAGCACCACCGGCCAATAAGGCCTGCCTGCTTGGCTCACGCAAAGCCCTCCGCCCCGGCGGAGGGCTTTTTTGTTGCCCTAGGTGCCGGGCGCGGCACCTTGCTTCGGCACCAGGGCCCACTGCTGCTGGCCCTAGGTGCCGCACACTAAAATTCGGGCGGGTTGCTACTAAGCCGGGCGCGTTTGCGTACTGCCATTATCATCAACCAACAGATGCTGCGATGGAAAAGGTAGCCGCTGGCGTACACCAGCTTCAAATTCAACGGTTTGTAAACGTGTATTTTGTCGAAGCTGGCTTGGCTGGCGAGTGGGTGCTGGTTGATACCGGACTGCCCGGCTCGGCCAAGGCCATTATTGCGGCGGCCCATAAGCTGTTTTACCCCGGCACCCACCCGCAGGCCATATTGCTCACCCACGGGCACATGGACCACGCCGGCTCGGCCCGCGAGCTGGCTGAGTACTGGAAAGTGCCGGTGCTGGCGCACCCGCTCGAGCTGCCTTTTTTGCAGGGTAGGGCTGTGTACCCGCCCGCCGACCCCACCGTGGACAAAGGCGGCTCGTTGGCGTTTGTGTCGCGGTTTTTCCCGCCCCAATCGTTTCAGCTGACCGACGTGGTGCAGGCCTTGCCGATGCAGGACAACAGCGTACCGTACCTGAACGAGTGGCGCTGGCTGCACGTGCCGGGCCACGCGCCGGGGCAGGTGGCCTTGTTCCGCGAGTCGGACCGCACGCTGCTAGGTGCCGATGCCTTTGCCACGGCCAACCACGAGTCGGTGCCGGCGCTGCTGATGCAGGTGCCGAAAATCAGCGCAGCCGGCGCTCCTTTCAACTACAACTGGCTGCAAGTGCACCAATCGGTGCAGCTGCTGGCCTCGCTGCAACCCCAGGCCGTGGGCTGCGGACACGGCCCCGTTATCAAAGGCCCCGAGGCCGCCGCGGGTTTGCTGGCGCTGGCCAACAACTTCCCGATGCCCCGGCACGGCCGCTACGTGGCGCAACCCGCCGTGCTCGACGCCGACGGTGTACAGTACCTGCCGCCCGCCCCGGCCGATAACCTTCCGCAGAAAGCCGCTTTGGTGGGCGCGGGTGCCGCTGTGGCCCTGGGTGCGTTGGCCTTGCTCGGCCGGCGGCGCAAAAGCAAGAACCGCAAACGGCGCGGCGGCAAACGCCCCATTGGGCTTACCACCTTGCCGCCCGAACTCGACTCGAGCTCGTACGGCTACAAAGAGTACCGCTTGTAGCTGCCCTAGGTACCAAACAGCACAAGGCCCTGGCTGCCGTAGCAGCCAGGGCCTTGTGCTGTTTATGGGAGCGAAAAAAGAGCCTAAAGCAACAATCGGCGGGCTCCAACGAACGACGGGGCTCCACAACCTGCGCCGCCGATTGTTGCCTGATAAGGAGCCTTGGTTATTTGCCGGCGCGGCTCACCGTTACGCCGCCGTTGGTCGTCACGGCCTTTACGGGTGCGCCGCCTTTGCCTAGGGCCACCGAAACCTCGCGGCCAATGGTGCCCTGCACTTTGGTAGGGAAATCGGTGCTGATGGGGCCGCGCTGGGTGCTGGTAAACAGCTGCGCCGAGTAGTCGGCCGGTACTTTCCAGGTGATGCCGCCGTTAGTGGTGGCCACGTCGAGGCCGGCGCCGTCCCACTTATTGCCCGTCAGGTTGATGCTCAAGCCGCCGTTTTGGGTGCGGCCTTTCAGGTCGCCGCCGCTGCCGGTAATGCTTACGCCGCCGTTGTGGGCCTCAAACGCTACGGGGCCCTGTACGTCTTGCAGGCTGATGCCGCCGTTGTGGGTGGTGAGGGCCAGCGCCTGCTTGCGGGGCACAAAAATTTCGTAGCTCACGGCGTAGCCGCCGTTGCTCATGGCGTACCCCGTGTTGTTGCCGCTGCCATCGGGGCCGGCGCCGCGCAGGGTGTTGTTCTCGGTGCTGATTTTTACCTGCTGCGCGGTGGCTTTGGCGGTGGCTTCGTCGCGGCCCCAGGCTTGCACTTTGGCCCGCACCCGAATTTCGCTGCCGTCGTACCCCTTTACCGAAATGCCGCCGTTGCGCAGGCCATCAACCGTCAGCTTATCGCCTTTGGTGGCAGGCAAGGTAAAATCGCGCGTTTCGCAGTAGCGCTTTTGCTCCGAGTTGCCCCACTTGCCCTCCTCGCAAGTAGAGGTGAAAGCCGGCGCCGTTTGGGCATTGGCAACCAAAGCAGCGGAGCTGAGCAGCAGGGCAGCAAATACATTTTTCATAGCTTCGGAAAGGCAATTTTTTTGGAAGATTTAGCTCACTGACAAAAGCCAAATATCAAAGGCTGCATATACAACGAAATTTTTCGTACTTCTTACACCTCCTACCCTAGCAACGGCCGCAAAGCATCGGCATACGAGCGGCTTACGCGCACTACTTTTCCGCCTTCGAGCGTGGCGTAGTAGCCCCCGCTGCCGTCGCGCTCGAGCTCTAACACGGCGTTGAGCGCCACCAGCACCGAGCGATGAATGCGCAGAAACCGTTGCGGATCGAGGCGGGCTTTCAGGGCCGTGATGCCGAGGTTGCTGAGGTGCTGCCCGGTGGTGGTATGCAGGGTGGCGTAGTCGCCGGCCGCCTCCACCCACCGAATGGTTTCGATGGGCACGGCCACTAGCCGGGCTCCTTGGGGCACAAACAACCTAGGCGGAAAAGCAGCCGGGGCTGCGGGCGTTGGGGGTGTGGTACGGGCATCTTCGAGGCGCTGCAGCAAGCGCTGCAGGTTGGCGTCGGGCGCATCGGCGGTTGTGTGCTGCAGTACGCGCTCCACGGCCCGCCGAAACCGGGCGCGGTCGTAGGGCTTCAGCAGATAATCAATGGCGCCGGCTTCGAAGGCGCTGAGGGCATACTGATCGTAGGCCGTAGAAAAAACCACCCGCGGCACCTGCTCCAGCCGAGCCAACACCTCAAAGCCGTTGAGGCCCGGCATCTGGATGTCCAGAAACACCAGCTCGGGCTGTAGCCGGGCAATGCTTTCGGCGGCGGCAAGCCCATCGGCGCACTCGCCCACAATGCGTACCTGCGGAAAATCGGCCAGGTACTGGCGCACAATGGTGCGGGCGGGAGCTTCGTCGTCGATGATGAGCGCAGTCATGCAGGCAAATAATGGAAGGGCTAGATCGGTAGCACAAACGACACCACCAATCCGTGCGGTTGGTTGGCCTCGATGCGCAGGCCGCTGCTACCTAGGGCGCGCAGGCGCTGGTGGGTGGTGCGTAGCCCTACGCCTTGTGCCGAGCTCAGCAGCGTAGCGGGCGAGCAAGTGGGCGGCAGGCCCACGCCCGTATCGGCTACGGTGATTTGCAGTTGATTGCTGCCTACGCGCCGCGCGCCTAGGTGAATGGTGCCGCCTTGCACGGCCGGGGCCAAGCCGTGGCGCACGGCATTCTCCACCAAAGGCTGCACCAGCATGGGCGGCAAGGGTACTGCCAGCAGGCTGTCATCTGCCGTAAAACTTACCTGGAGCCGACTGCCAAAACGGGCTTGCTCGAGTTCGAGGTAACTCTGCAAAAACAGCAGCTCGTCGCCTAGGGGCAGCTGCTCGTGCCGCGAGGCATCGAGGGCGAAGCGGAAGGTATGCGCTAGCCGCACAATCAGCTCGCGGGTGCTTTCCAGCTCGGGCGGCACCGAGGCGCTGATGGAGTTGAGCGTGTTGAATAAAAAGTGGGGGTTGATTTGCGCCTTAAGGGCGGCCATTTGGCTGGCATGGGCCTGCGCCTGCAATTGCTGATTGAGCTGATTGCGGTGCTGCAGTTGCTGGATGAAGCGGTGCACGTGCAGCACCCCAAACTGCACCCCGTAGAACAGCGCCGGAATGTACACATCCCACACGCGCCCGTTGCCGCTCATGGTGCCTTCGCCAAGCCAATTGAGCAGCCCGTAGTAACTCACAAACCACGCCCCTACCCACAGCGGCCACACGGCCGCGTGCGCCAGCAACTTTAGCGGCCACGAAGCACGCTCGAGCGGTGTGCGGAAGAACAGCCACCATACCGGGAGCGTCCAG includes the following:
- a CDS encoding MBL fold metallo-hydrolase, coding for MEKVAAGVHQLQIQRFVNVYFVEAGLAGEWVLVDTGLPGSAKAIIAAAHKLFYPGTHPQAILLTHGHMDHAGSARELAEYWKVPVLAHPLELPFLQGRAVYPPADPTVDKGGSLAFVSRFFPPQSFQLTDVVQALPMQDNSVPYLNEWRWLHVPGHAPGQVALFRESDRTLLGADAFATANHESVPALLMQVPKISAAGAPFNYNWLQVHQSVQLLASLQPQAVGCGHGPVIKGPEAAAGLLALANNFPMPRHGRYVAQPAVLDADGVQYLPPAPADNLPQKAALVGAGAAVALGALALLGRRRKSKNRKRRGGKRPIGLTTLPPELDSSSYGYKEYRL
- a CDS encoding DUF4097 family beta strand repeat-containing protein: MKNVFAALLLSSAALVANAQTAPAFTSTCEEGKWGNSEQKRYCETRDFTLPATKGDKLTVDGLRNGGISVKGYDGSEIRVRAKVQAWGRDEATAKATAQQVKISTENNTLRGAGPDGSGNNTGYAMSNGGYAVSYEIFVPRKQALALTTHNGGISLQDVQGPVAFEAHNGGVSITGSGGDLKGRTQNGGLSINLTGNKWDGAGLDVATTNGGITWKVPADYSAQLFTSTQRGPISTDFPTKVQGTIGREVSVALGKGGAPVKAVTTNGGVTVSRAGK
- a CDS encoding LytR/AlgR family response regulator transcription factor — translated: MTALIIDDEAPARTIVRQYLADFPQVRIVGECADGLAAAESIARLQPELVFLDIQMPGLNGFEVLARLEQVPRVVFSTAYDQYALSAFEAGAIDYLLKPYDRARFRRAVERVLQHTTADAPDANLQRLLQRLEDARTTPPTPAAPAAFPPRLFVPQGARLVAVPIETIRWVEAAGDYATLHTTTGQHLSNLGITALKARLDPQRFLRIHRSVLVALNAVLELERDGSGGYYATLEGGKVVRVSRSYADALRPLLG
- a CDS encoding sensor histidine kinase; the protein is MEVDLIDPPAPTPTAWVPPAAAPAHLGAQPLTPEQPARLAWRGLLAMAGFYAVFAVFYAGTIAYTVQEVQPGAFADYLRRVLLFDYPLKALWTLPVWWLFFRTPLERASWPLKLLAHAAVWPLWVGAWFVSYYGLLNWLGEGTMSGNGRVWDVYIPALFYGVQFGVLHVHRFIQQLQHRNQLNQQLQAQAHASQMAALKAQINPHFLFNTLNSISASVPPELESTRELIVRLAHTFRFALDASRHEQLPLGDELLFLQSYLELEQARFGSRLQVSFTADDSLLAVPLPPMLVQPLVENAVRHGLAPAVQGGTIHLGARRVGSNQLQITVADTGVGLPPTCSPATLLSSAQGVGLRTTHQRLRALGSSGLRIEANQPHGLVVSFVLPI